The proteins below are encoded in one region of uncultured Eubacteriales bacterium:
- the malP gene encoding maltodextrin phosphorylase (Evidence 2a : Function of homologous gene experimentally demonstrated in an other organism; PubMedId : 10220320, 10469642, 2845225, 3037809, 3155826, 6283313, 6339728, 6986282, 9009262; Product type e : enzyme), producing the protein MNTQAQEILAAAERYLAHPYNTTLAGATAIELHQALSAAVMDIIADDWAASRRLHWERRHAYYLSAEFLVGRAVYNNLLCLGLTEEVDALLKEKGASLSALEEIEDAALGNGGLGRLAACFLDSAATLNLPLDGYGIRYRTGLFKQGIAGGFQTESPDDWAAAGDPWGVRAEGDAVEVLYGDGSVRAVPYDMPILGYGTRNIGTLRLWQAEGEGAAPISGTLYPDDSNEAGKLLRLKQEYFFTSASLQDILLRYEGEGRDLTRFAEYNTLQLNDTHPALAIPELIRLLTARDMDFDGAFEIARKVFSYTNHTIMAEALETWPEDLMEKAIPGMFAIIEAIDSRLSADLTARGVDGETAARMSIVRDGKAHMAYLSVYAGRYVNGVARLHTEILKDDLLRDWYALWPERFQNKTNGVTQRRWLALCNPPLAALITELLGSEAWLTDLSALKELEQYADDTAVLNRFLDIKADRRAALARFTEEKYGIALDPGTIFDVQCKRLHEYKRQLLNILAILELYFELKEGSLADFTPTTFLFAGKSAPGYRRAKGIIKLINEVSSLIAADEAVSPYLKVVFLPNYNVSQAEYLMAAADVSEQISTAGTEASGTGNMKLMANGAVTLGTLDGANVEIVEEAGPEVEYIFGARVEEIREKAGTYDPNTLYQSDHRIRRVLDALVDGTLDDGGTGTFQELYDSLLKGASWHKPDQYYLLLDFGRYLEKKLEVNRDYKDRPAFARKGWLNVASCGKFSSDRAIKEYAEEIWEIKPVR; encoded by the coding sequence TTGAATACCCAAGCACAGGAAATTCTCGCCGCCGCCGAGCGGTACCTGGCCCACCCCTACAACACCACCCTCGCGGGGGCAACGGCCATCGAGCTTCACCAGGCCCTCTCCGCCGCCGTGATGGACATCATTGCCGACGACTGGGCGGCAAGCCGCCGTCTCCACTGGGAGCGCCGCCACGCCTACTACCTGTCCGCCGAGTTCCTGGTGGGCCGGGCCGTCTACAACAATCTCCTCTGCCTGGGCCTCACCGAAGAGGTGGACGCTCTCCTCAAGGAGAAGGGTGCCTCCCTCTCCGCCCTGGAGGAAATTGAGGACGCAGCCCTGGGCAACGGCGGCTTAGGCCGCCTGGCCGCCTGCTTTTTAGACAGCGCTGCCACCCTGAATTTGCCCCTGGACGGGTACGGCATCCGCTACCGCACCGGCCTCTTCAAGCAGGGTATCGCGGGCGGGTTCCAGACCGAAAGCCCTGACGACTGGGCCGCCGCCGGCGACCCCTGGGGCGTCCGGGCCGAAGGAGATGCGGTGGAGGTGCTCTATGGCGACGGCTCAGTCCGGGCCGTCCCCTACGATATGCCCATCCTGGGGTACGGCACCAGGAACATCGGCACTCTCCGGCTCTGGCAGGCGGAGGGTGAGGGGGCGGCCCCCATCTCGGGCACCCTCTACCCTGATGACTCCAATGAGGCTGGCAAGCTCCTGCGGCTCAAGCAGGAGTACTTCTTCACCAGCGCCTCCCTTCAGGACATCCTGCTCCGGTATGAGGGGGAGGGACGGGACCTGACCCGCTTTGCCGAATACAACACCCTCCAGCTTAACGACACCCACCCCGCCCTGGCGATTCCCGAGCTCATTCGCCTCCTCACCGCCCGAGACATGGACTTCGATGGCGCGTTCGAAATCGCGCGCAAGGTCTTCTCCTACACCAACCACACTATTATGGCCGAGGCACTGGAGACCTGGCCCGAGGATCTGATGGAGAAAGCCATTCCCGGCATGTTCGCCATCATCGAGGCCATTGACTCCCGCCTTTCCGCCGATCTGACAGCCCGGGGTGTGGACGGAGAGACGGCGGCGCGCATGTCCATCGTCCGGGATGGCAAGGCTCACATGGCCTACCTCTCGGTATACGCCGGGCGGTATGTCAACGGTGTGGCCCGGCTCCACACCGAGATTTTGAAGGACGACCTGCTCAGGGACTGGTATGCCCTCTGGCCCGAGCGGTTCCAGAACAAGACCAACGGTGTTACCCAGCGGCGATGGCTTGCCCTGTGCAACCCGCCCCTGGCCGCACTCATCACCGAGCTGCTGGGGAGCGAGGCTTGGCTCACTGACCTCTCCGCCCTCAAGGAGCTGGAGCAGTACGCCGACGATACCGCCGTGCTCAACCGGTTCCTGGATATCAAGGCCGACCGACGGGCGGCCCTGGCCCGGTTCACTGAGGAGAAGTATGGCATCGCCCTGGACCCCGGCACCATTTTCGACGTACAGTGCAAGCGTCTCCACGAGTACAAGCGACAGCTTCTCAACATCCTAGCGATCCTGGAGCTGTACTTTGAGCTGAAGGAGGGCAGCCTCGCCGACTTCACCCCCACCACCTTTCTCTTCGCCGGCAAGTCAGCCCCCGGCTATCGGCGGGCCAAGGGCATCATCAAGCTCATCAACGAGGTATCCTCTCTCATCGCCGCCGACGAGGCGGTCTCCCCCTACCTCAAAGTGGTGTTCCTGCCCAACTATAACGTCTCCCAGGCCGAGTACCTGATGGCGGCGGCCGACGTGTCCGAGCAAATCTCTACCGCTGGGACCGAGGCCTCAGGCACCGGCAACATGAAACTGATGGCAAACGGTGCGGTCACCCTGGGCACCCTGGACGGGGCCAATGTGGAAATCGTGGAGGAGGCCGGTCCGGAGGTCGAGTATATCTTCGGCGCACGGGTGGAGGAGATCCGGGAGAAGGCTGGGACCTACGACCCCAATACGCTCTACCAGTCCGACCACCGCATCCGCCGGGTGCTGGACGCCCTTGTAGACGGCACCCTGGATGATGGCGGTACCGGGACCTTCCAGGAGCTGTACGACTCCCTCCTCAAGGGCGCCTCCTGGCACAAGCCCGATCAGTACTACCTCCTGCTGGACTTTGGGCGGTATCTCGAGAAAAAGCTGGAGGTCAACCGGGATTACAAAGACCGCCCGGCTTTCGCCCGTAAGGGCTGGCTCAATGTGGCAAGCTGCGGTAAGTTCTCTTCTGACCGGGCGATAAAAGAGTATGCTGAGGAGATTTGGGAAATCAAGCCCGTTCGTTAA
- a CDS encoding hypothetical protein (Evidence 5 : No homology to any previously reported sequences), producing MFHIETISLLPLSFFLFFLWFRLLLCNFRFIIIHTNTSWSRCNTMKYYVEKEKQL from the coding sequence TTGTTCCATATTGAAACTATTTCATTGCTCCCCTTGTCCTTTTTCTTGTTTTTCTTATGGTTTCGGTTGCTTCTCTGCAACTTCCGTTTTATAATAATACATACGAACACCTCCTGGAGTCGATGCAACACCATGAAATACTATGTAGAAAAGGAGAAGCAACTATGA
- a CDS encoding putative glucose 1-dehydrogenase (Evidence 3 : Function proposed based on presence of conserved amino acid motif, structural feature or limited homology), with the protein MNLNLSGKTAVIIGGATGIGRATALAYLQEGCHVAICGRRQEKLDEAVAFFKEQGYDIFTGQADAQNYDSLLSFGRAAEDRFGAIHIWINNAGGNKIKGLLEYTTEEFRSMIDLNLTTVFNGCKAAWEFMSKAGGGVILNAASFAAIAPSAGRAPYSAAKAGVASLTRTFAAEFAKDNIRVLAYIPGMIRTEMSQASIEHYPELLLKDIPMRRFGEPEDLAKVLVFMSSDAAGYVNGCSVEISGGKRCVQNPQYSYE; encoded by the coding sequence ATGAATTTGAACCTATCGGGTAAAACCGCCGTGATTATCGGCGGAGCCACAGGGATCGGCAGAGCAACGGCGCTTGCTTACCTGCAGGAGGGCTGCCACGTGGCTATCTGTGGGCGGCGGCAGGAAAAGCTGGATGAGGCGGTGGCCTTTTTCAAGGAACAGGGCTATGACATCTTCACCGGGCAGGCAGACGCGCAGAACTACGACTCCCTGCTCTCCTTTGGGCGGGCTGCGGAGGATCGGTTCGGTGCCATCCATATTTGGATCAACAATGCCGGTGGCAACAAGATCAAGGGCCTGCTGGAATACACCACAGAGGAATTCCGCAGCATGATCGACCTCAACCTCACAACTGTATTCAACGGCTGCAAGGCCGCCTGGGAGTTTATGTCCAAGGCTGGCGGCGGCGTGATCCTCAACGCGGCTTCCTTTGCCGCCATTGCCCCCAGCGCAGGCAGGGCCCCCTACAGCGCAGCCAAAGCGGGCGTCGCCAGCCTGACCCGCACTTTCGCAGCTGAATTTGCCAAGGACAACATCCGTGTGCTCGCCTATATCCCGGGTATGATCCGCACGGAAATGTCCCAGGCCTCCATTGAACACTATCCGGAACTGCTCTTGAAGGATATCCCCATGCGCCGTTTTGGTGAGCCGGAGGACCTGGCAAAAGTCCTCGTGTTTATGTCATCGGATGCGGCCGGCTATGTCAACGGCTGCAGCGTAGAGATCAGCGGCGGCAAGCGCTGCGTGCAAAATCCGCAGTATTCCTATGAATAA
- a CDS encoding putative Dihydrodipicolinate synthetase (Evidence 3 : Function proposed based on presence of conserved amino acid motif, structural feature or limited homology), producing MKKELYPLRGIITTVISPFIGEDKRLDVESLTNEIDMACKAGVAGFLVPCLASEQPLLSTEEKKLLVSETAKAAAGRAKLITSITAPTIEERIRLMHEFQDYGIDGFNMQVPTDSDDAMMRAIEAIDKEKPPFIFIQDADFNGEGIRNDLIVRAFNEFESVIGCKIEVKFTAPKCSRLLEETGGRMVIGSGWGNDQLLELLDRGVHLVMPSGMFELWVRVFDLHASGNREAAKKLFYDMLPIITFTRQSQELNRWFHKRYLRSFGAFKTELSREQVMLDDYHVRYADELIERAKDLLSNLERYQ from the coding sequence ATGAAAAAAGAGTTATATCCCCTGAGGGGTATCATCACTACTGTCATCTCACCCTTTATCGGGGAGGACAAGCGGCTTGATGTGGAGTCTCTGACCAATGAGATCGACATGGCCTGTAAGGCGGGTGTCGCCGGGTTTCTCGTGCCATGCCTGGCCAGCGAGCAGCCCCTCCTGTCGACAGAGGAGAAGAAACTGCTGGTGTCCGAGACGGCGAAAGCAGCCGCGGGCCGCGCGAAACTCATCACCAGCATCACCGCCCCCACAATCGAGGAGCGGATCCGGTTGATGCATGAATTTCAGGATTATGGAATAGACGGGTTCAATATGCAGGTACCCACCGATAGCGACGACGCCATGATGCGCGCCATTGAGGCCATCGACAAGGAGAAGCCACCCTTCATCTTCATCCAGGACGCAGACTTCAATGGCGAAGGCATCCGCAACGACCTGATTGTGCGTGCGTTTAATGAATTTGAGAGCGTGATCGGATGCAAAATTGAGGTCAAATTTACTGCACCAAAGTGCTCCCGGCTGCTTGAGGAGACAGGGGGCCGTATGGTGATCGGAAGCGGCTGGGGCAACGACCAACTGCTGGAACTGCTGGACCGGGGCGTACATCTGGTCATGCCCTCGGGGATGTTCGAGCTATGGGTCCGGGTTTTTGATCTCCACGCCTCCGGCAACCGGGAGGCGGCTAAGAAACTCTTTTATGATATGCTGCCGATTATCACCTTCACTCGCCAGTCTCAGGAACTGAACCGGTGGTTCCACAAGCGCTATCTGCGCAGCTTTGGCGCGTTTAAAACGGAGCTGAGCCGCGAACAGGTCATGCTGGATGATTACCATGTGCGCTATGCGGATGAGCTTATCGAGCGGGCCAAGGACCTGCTTTCCAACCTGGAACGCTATCAATAG
- the dapA gene encoding Dihydrodipicolinate synthase: MNTLIKGIIAAMVTAMNEDESLNETEIRRQVNRQIAAGADAVFCLGTNGEAYIQSDEEKLEVIRIVVDETKGRVPVYVGTGCPGTKATIALSLKAKELGADVLSIISPYFAAISQKEIIEHYKAVAQAVDMPIVMYNMPARTGNNIEPATVAELAKMPNIVGIKDSSGNWNNLKAYIDATRDMDFSVLSGSDSLILPALQEGGTGGITAVANIYPETMVSIYQKFNTGDMAGAEVAQASIADIRACFKFGNPNTVTKKATNLVGNPVGPCRAPFNYLSEEAVEKIKETLEADKAKGIR, translated from the coding sequence ATGAACACATTGATCAAAGGGATCATCGCCGCCATGGTGACTGCGATGAACGAGGATGAGAGCCTGAACGAAACCGAAATCCGGCGTCAGGTCAATCGGCAGATTGCGGCCGGCGCAGACGCGGTATTTTGCCTTGGAACCAATGGCGAGGCCTATATCCAAAGCGATGAGGAAAAACTGGAGGTCATACGGATCGTAGTAGATGAGACCAAGGGCCGTGTTCCCGTATACGTGGGCACCGGCTGCCCCGGCACAAAGGCCACCATCGCCCTTTCCCTCAAGGCAAAGGAGCTCGGTGCCGATGTCTTGTCCATCATCAGTCCCTATTTTGCGGCCATCTCTCAAAAGGAGATCATCGAGCACTATAAGGCCGTCGCGCAGGCTGTAGATATGCCTATCGTCATGTACAATATGCCCGCGCGTACCGGCAACAACATTGAGCCCGCCACCGTGGCGGAGCTGGCAAAGATGCCCAATATCGTTGGCATCAAGGATAGCTCCGGCAACTGGAATAATCTTAAGGCCTACATCGACGCCACCCGGGACATGGATTTCAGCGTACTTTCGGGCAGCGATTCTCTGATTTTGCCTGCCCTGCAAGAGGGCGGCACCGGCGGCATCACCGCCGTGGCCAACATCTATCCGGAGACCATGGTATCGATTTATCAGAAATTCAACACAGGTGATATGGCCGGTGCCGAGGTGGCCCAGGCCAGCATTGCGGATATCCGTGCCTGTTTCAAATTCGGCAACCCCAACACCGTAACCAAAAAGGCTACCAACCTGGTTGGTAACCCTGTGGGCCCCTGCCGCGCGCCCTTCAACTATTTGAGTGAGGAAGCCGTGGAGAAGATCAAGGAGACGTTGGAGGCCGACAAAGCCAAGGGCATACGGTAA
- the livF gene encoding leucine/isoleucine/valine transporter subunit; ATP-binding component of ABC superfamily (Evidence 2a : Function of homologous gene experimentally demonstrated in an other organism; PubMedId : 14702302, 2195019; Product type t : transporter), translated as MLKISDLHAYYGQLEALKGINMQVDEGKIVCLIGSNGAGKTTLLNSISRMIRTEGSIKWDDSELNSMNARKVAKFGIMHVPSGRHVFPGLTVRENLELGTVNWRGAFGAPTFQEDLVRIYDLFPRLKEREKQLSWSLSGGEQQMLAIGRAMMGRPQILLLDEPSMGLAPVVVNELFEKIVEINKTGMTILLVEQNAKIALRNSHYAYVIEQGRIIMEGESAVMRDDPRVTRAYLGKLAEARAMKSSSAGG; from the coding sequence ATGCTTAAAATCAGTGATCTGCACGCCTATTATGGTCAGTTGGAGGCCCTCAAGGGCATCAATATGCAGGTGGATGAGGGCAAGATCGTCTGCCTCATCGGCAGTAACGGTGCAGGCAAGACTACGCTGCTCAATTCTATTTCCCGTATGATTCGGACCGAGGGCAGTATCAAATGGGATGACTCCGAGCTGAACAGCATGAATGCCCGAAAGGTGGCCAAATTCGGCATTATGCACGTCCCTTCCGGCCGGCACGTGTTTCCCGGCCTCACCGTGCGCGAAAACCTGGAGCTGGGGACGGTGAACTGGCGCGGCGCCTTCGGCGCGCCCACCTTCCAGGAGGATCTTGTGCGCATCTACGACCTGTTCCCCCGGCTGAAAGAGCGTGAAAAGCAGCTCTCCTGGAGCCTTTCCGGCGGCGAGCAGCAGATGCTGGCCATCGGCCGCGCCATGATGGGCCGCCCCCAAATTTTGCTGCTGGATGAGCCCTCAATGGGCCTTGCGCCCGTGGTGGTGAACGAGCTGTTTGAAAAGATTGTGGAGATCAACAAGACCGGCATGACCATCCTGTTGGTGGAGCAAAACGCAAAGATTGCGCTAAGAAATTCTCACTATGCCTACGTGATTGAGCAGGGCAGGATAATAATGGAAGGTGAGAGCGCGGTGATGCGGGACGATCCGCGGGTCACCCGGGCCTACCTGGGCAAGCTGGCGGAGGCCAGGGCCATGAAGAGCAGCTCTGCGGGGGGATAA
- a CDS encoding ABC transporter, ATP-binding protein — MGEVLLEVKGVNKAFGGVVTANNIDMVVEAGKIRGLIGPNGAGKTTLLNLISGIYEVDSGSIYFKGQDITHMPAHKRAQLGLGRTFQSPRFNNRASIEDNLKVGTDLRNQMGYMASFFGKSGAHFREELDELLEIAGFQLDWDERITSLPYGRQKLLEIARTMLAHPTVMLVDEPAAGLNNAEQDRVSQLLNKALERGIGVVLIEHSMDMVMSICHRITVINFGKVIAEGCPAEVANNQQVLEAYLGGEGDA; from the coding sequence ATGGGCGAGGTATTACTGGAAGTCAAGGGCGTCAACAAGGCCTTTGGCGGCGTGGTAACGGCAAACAACATTGACATGGTCGTGGAAGCCGGGAAGATACGCGGGCTGATCGGCCCCAACGGCGCAGGCAAGACAACGCTGCTCAACCTGATCAGCGGTATCTATGAGGTAGATAGCGGCAGCATCTATTTTAAGGGGCAGGACATCACCCACATGCCCGCCCATAAGCGTGCTCAGCTGGGCCTCGGCCGTACGTTCCAATCCCCGCGGTTTAACAACCGTGCCAGCATCGAGGACAACCTCAAGGTGGGCACGGACCTGCGCAACCAGATGGGCTATATGGCCTCCTTCTTCGGCAAGAGCGGCGCGCATTTCCGTGAGGAACTGGATGAGCTGCTGGAGATCGCCGGCTTCCAGCTGGACTGGGACGAGCGCATCACCTCCCTCCCCTACGGCCGGCAGAAGCTGCTGGAGATTGCCCGCACCATGCTTGCGCACCCCACCGTGATGCTGGTGGACGAGCCTGCGGCCGGTCTCAACAACGCTGAGCAGGATCGGGTATCGCAGCTCCTCAACAAGGCGCTGGAGAGGGGCATCGGCGTGGTGCTCATTGAGCACTCCATGGACATGGTTATGTCCATCTGCCACCGCATTACGGTGATCAATTTCGGAAAGGTGATCGCGGAAGGTTGCCCTGCTGAGGTGGCGAACAACCAGCAGGTGTTGGAAGCTTACCTTGGAGGTGAGGGCGATGCTTAA
- a CDS encoding Branched-chain amino acid ABC transporter, permease protein, whose protein sequence is MKQQTMNNKPNVMQWAKVAALIAVCLAVFLIVPNEGVTSKYMMKVINEGMVYFIAVLGLSVMLGMGGQVTFSTAAIMGVGAYISAFFTTKFNMDPLLTILMAMVFGGIFSYLLGLALFRLKGSYFSFASIGLAQLMYTIYTNWAPVTGGADGIRNIPQLDLYFFKCENYYDYFKVYFFIAIICFLVVDRIRKTYFGRALASVRDNEINAKCMGINTYRTKVLSFLIAGVLACLAGSMYALLERYVSPDPFKYDQSAIYLIMVMLGGVESTFGAFIGTMLLTFLPERLRFLQSYYKLVYGVGVILLMVVMPMGFMGVYTNIKYKIHTRIKKRRAAQDAATGETAQEEVVS, encoded by the coding sequence ATGAAACAACAAACGATGAACAACAAACCAAATGTGATGCAGTGGGCAAAGGTTGCGGCGCTCATCGCGGTCTGCCTGGCTGTATTCCTTATCGTCCCCAACGAAGGCGTAACATCCAAATACATGATGAAGGTCATCAACGAGGGCATGGTCTATTTTATCGCCGTGCTCGGCCTTTCGGTGATGCTCGGCATGGGTGGCCAGGTCACCTTTTCCACGGCGGCCATCATGGGCGTGGGTGCTTATATTTCGGCGTTTTTTACCACGAAATTCAATATGGATCCGCTGCTGACGATTTTAATGGCCATGGTCTTTGGCGGCATCTTCTCCTACTTGCTCGGCCTCGCGCTGTTTCGGCTCAAAGGCTCTTACTTCTCCTTCGCCAGTATCGGCCTTGCTCAGCTGATGTACACCATCTACACCAACTGGGCACCGGTGACCGGCGGCGCGGACGGTATCCGCAACATTCCCCAGCTGGATCTCTACTTCTTTAAATGTGAAAACTACTACGATTACTTTAAAGTATACTTCTTTATCGCAATCATCTGTTTTCTCGTGGTGGACCGCATCCGCAAAACCTATTTTGGCCGCGCTCTGGCTTCCGTGCGCGATAACGAGATCAACGCCAAATGTATGGGCATCAATACCTATCGCACCAAGGTGCTGAGTTTTCTGATTGCGGGTGTACTGGCGTGCCTGGCCGGGAGCATGTACGCGCTGCTGGAACGCTATGTAAGCCCCGACCCCTTCAAATACGACCAGTCCGCCATTTATCTCATCATGGTGATGCTGGGCGGCGTAGAATCCACCTTCGGCGCGTTCATCGGCACCATGCTGCTCACGTTCCTGCCCGAGCGGCTCCGTTTCCTGCAGTCCTACTATAAGCTGGTTTATGGCGTGGGCGTTATCCTGCTCATGGTGGTGATGCCGATGGGGTTCATGGGCGTATACACCAACATCAAGTACAAGATCCATACCCGTATCAAGAAACGCAGAGCGGCACAGGACGCCGCGACTGGCGAAACCGCGCAGGAAGAGGTGGTGAGCTGA
- a CDS encoding Branched-chain amino acid ABC transporter, permease protein — MLIQFTITGISMGMLYALMAMGLILIVKAVGVLNFAHGQLFMLGAYLTWMLTYQMNLPVWGVAICGLICFAICGLAYMFSVYWPFRNSSWKVTVTISTLGASIALKEVVRLIWGSVSLSMAPVAPGVTHIGTAYLNNQYFLIIGVGGLLMLGVYFLFEKTFLGKIMQAVAQDRYEAELIGIPTIIAIACTYMVSMGLSGVGGWLAAPLFMVSQSLGSMAQKAFAGIVLGGFGSVKGAVVGGLLIGLIESFSVLITDSYKDAIVFLVLLIVLVIRPTGIFGEKIDEKA, encoded by the coding sequence ATGCTTATACAGTTTACAATCACCGGAATTTCCATGGGTATGTTGTACGCGCTGATGGCGATGGGCCTGATTCTGATCGTAAAGGCCGTGGGCGTTCTGAATTTCGCTCACGGGCAGCTTTTTATGCTGGGAGCATATCTTACCTGGATGCTGACGTATCAAATGAATCTTCCGGTATGGGGCGTGGCGATTTGCGGGCTCATCTGCTTTGCAATCTGTGGCCTCGCATATATGTTTTCCGTTTACTGGCCCTTCCGAAATTCTTCCTGGAAAGTTACGGTGACCATCAGCACCCTGGGCGCGTCGATCGCGCTGAAAGAAGTTGTTCGTCTGATTTGGGGCTCTGTCTCCCTTTCCATGGCGCCCGTGGCCCCCGGCGTGACCCACATCGGAACGGCGTATCTCAACAACCAGTATTTTCTGATTATCGGTGTCGGCGGCCTTCTGATGCTGGGCGTCTATTTCCTGTTTGAAAAGACCTTCCTTGGAAAGATCATGCAGGCAGTGGCACAGGACCGTTATGAAGCGGAGCTGATCGGCATCCCCACAATCATTGCCATTGCCTGTACGTACATGGTTAGCATGGGCCTATCCGGTGTGGGGGGCTGGCTGGCCGCCCCGCTGTTCATGGTGTCCCAGTCGCTGGGTTCGATGGCGCAGAAGGCATTTGCGGGTATCGTGCTTGGCGGGTTCGGCAGCGTAAAGGGCGCCGTCGTAGGCGGGCTTTTGATCGGTCTGATCGAGTCCTTCAGCGTGCTTATCACCGACAGCTATAAGGACGCCATCGTGTTCCTTGTTCTGCTTATTGTTCTCGTCATTCGTCCTACTGGCATATTCGGCGAGAAGATCGACGAGAAAGCGTAG
- a CDS encoding putative Receptor family ligand-binding protein (Evidence 3 : Function proposed based on presence of conserved amino acid motif, structural feature or limited homology): MKKALALLLAAIMSLSLAACSGTSPAASDSKTPDSVATTDQPASTEPIYIGLTDAFSGERAINGEYTKEGVELFLSEINAAGGVLGREVVVVYEDDQGTEASATNAYQKLISDNDVSAVVLNKYSSLVLAVEQFVAEAEIPAICSGSSVKLEALDNEYMLSTRRSDSGSGLTIAAYCEKLGATKVAILHANDALGTGMAPVVASALAGYGIEVVSTQQFATDEKNFAPYIAKIIDSGCDMLVSIAQTNEAPLIMRAVKDAGLDIPCIGSSASAQSSTLQNAVGASEGWYSVTAFSPTISEGKAAEWIAKYEKMFGRAPDMTSATTYDALSMICWAIEEAGSTDPKAINTALHSIKDFEGISSVFTYQGTPMLSTAEYVSQVQNGESVVLEQVAAQ, from the coding sequence ATGAAAAAGGCTTTGGCTCTGCTCCTCGCTGCGATTATGTCATTGTCTCTGGCTGCCTGCTCCGGCACCTCCCCCGCTGCCTCGGATAGTAAGACCCCTGACTCGGTTGCCACCACCGACCAGCCGGCCAGCACCGAGCCGATTTACATCGGGCTGACCGACGCGTTCTCCGGCGAGCGTGCCATTAACGGCGAATACACCAAGGAAGGCGTTGAATTATTCCTCTCCGAGATCAACGCCGCCGGCGGTGTGCTGGGGCGCGAAGTGGTCGTCGTCTATGAGGATGACCAGGGCACCGAGGCCTCGGCCACCAACGCCTACCAGAAACTTATCTCCGATAACGACGTCTCCGCCGTGGTTTTGAATAAGTACTCCTCCCTGGTCCTGGCCGTGGAGCAGTTCGTCGCCGAGGCTGAGATCCCCGCCATCTGCTCCGGCTCCTCCGTAAAGCTGGAGGCCCTGGATAACGAATACATGCTCTCCACCCGCCGGAGCGACTCCGGCTCCGGTTTGACCATCGCCGCTTACTGCGAGAAACTGGGCGCCACCAAGGTGGCCATCCTGCACGCCAACGATGCTCTGGGTACCGGCATGGCGCCCGTCGTCGCCAGCGCGCTTGCGGGTTATGGCATCGAGGTCGTGAGCACGCAGCAGTTTGCTACTGATGAAAAGAATTTCGCCCCCTATATTGCCAAGATCATTGACTCCGGCTGCGACATGTTGGTTTCCATCGCCCAGACCAATGAAGCGCCCCTCATCATGAGAGCGGTCAAGGACGCCGGCCTCGACATCCCCTGCATCGGAAGTTCCGCGTCTGCGCAGAGCTCCACGCTGCAGAATGCCGTCGGTGCCTCCGAAGGCTGGTATTCCGTGACCGCCTTCTCCCCCACAATCTCCGAGGGCAAGGCGGCGGAATGGATTGCCAAGTACGAGAAGATGTTCGGACGCGCGCCCGACATGACCTCGGCCACTACTTATGACGCACTTTCGATGATCTGCTGGGCCATTGAGGAGGCCGGCAGCACTGATCCCAAGGCCATAAACACCGCGCTTCATAGCATCAAGGACTTTGAGGGGATCTCCTCCGTATTCACCTACCAGGGCACGCCCATGCTGTCCACCGCCGAATATGTGTCGCAGGTCCAGAATGGCGAGTCGGTCGTTCTGGAGCAGGTGGCCGCACAATAA